A stretch of the Lactuca sativa cultivar Salinas chromosome 9, Lsat_Salinas_v11, whole genome shotgun sequence genome encodes the following:
- the LOC111916820 gene encoding receptor protein-tyrosine kinase CEPR1: MGFGYVFIFSLVFLFSLANTIANQSEFFKLMKKSLSGNPMADWDVTSGKNVCNYTGISCDSKGYVVKVDISGWNLSGHFPENICSYLPELKSLNIGHNDIHGDFPYSITNCSLLEELTTTHTNLAGKLPDMSSMVSLRFLDMSSCSFTGKFPKSLINLTNLQVVNFNENGGFEPWSLPIDIFRLTKLRSMILSTCMVSGLIPKSIGNMTSLVDLELSGNFLVGPVPREIGSLPNLQLIELYYNQLTGGIPEELGNLTDLTDIDMSVNKLTGRLPESICRLPSLRVLQFYNNSLTGEIPRVLEESKSLVMLSLYSNYLTGEVPRHLGRSSPLVLFDLSENQLTGELPPEICNGGKLNYLLALDNRFSGVLPESYSKCVSVIRFRLSSNMLEGNIPEKILSLPSVSIIDLSDNFLSGSITPSLGNAKNLSELFLQNNRITGVIPCEISQVYKLVKIDVSNNLISGPIPSEIGHLKRLNLLLLQGNKLTSHIPNSLSSLTSLNVLDLSRNLLTGSIPESFCDLLPSSMNFSNNHLSGPIPVSFIKGGQLESFIGNPNLCISEYPNSSSDKNQNFSICGEAYSRKKVDYIWVIGISIGLVVIGGVVFLQRWFSKENDVVKHEETWSSSYCSYNVKSFHRVSFDQEEIVEAMIDKNVVGHGGSGTVYKIELSNGEVVAVKRLWSQKSKASAADEGTDEQQQIMNRELKTEVETLGNIRHKNIVKLYCYFSSFDCNLLVYEYMPNGNLWDALHTGKCLLDWPTRHQIALGVAQGLAYLHHHLMPPIIHRDIKSTNILLDQNFQPKVADFGIAKVLRGARGKDSTTTVVAGSYGYLAPEYAYSCKATTKCDVYSFGVVLMELITGKKPVEMEFGENKNIIYWISTKVETKQGAIEVLDNTLSAYFNDDIIKVLRIAYRCTCNTAALRPTMNEIVQLLIQADPCKFQSCKSPNKTKEPLIK; encoded by the exons ATGGGATTTGGCTATGTTTTCATCTTCAGTCTTGTATTTCTGTTCTCACTTGCAAACACCATAGCTAACCAGTCTGAGTTCTTCAAACTTATGAAAAAATCTCTTTCCGGAAACCCTATGGCTGACTGGGATGTCACATCCGGAAAAAATGTCTGCAACTACACTGGAATAAGCTGCGACAGTAAAGGGTACGTAGTGAAGGTTGACATTTCTGGGTGGAACTTATCTGGCCACTTCCCGGAAAACATATGTTCTTACCTGCCGGAACTGAAAAGCTTGAATATTGGCCATAATGATATCCATGGTGACTTCCCATACAGTATTACCAACTGTTCGTTACTGGAAGAACTGACAACCACACATACAAATCTCGCCGGAAAATTGCCTGACATGTCATCCATGGTATCCCTGAGGTTTCTTGATATGTCATCCTGTTCCTTCACCGGAAAATTCCCCAAGTCTCTTATAAACCTCACCAATCTTCAAGTGGTGAACTTCAATGAAAACGGTGGTTTTGAGCCGTGGAGCCTGCCGATTGATATTTTCCGGCTGACAAAACTCAGGTCAATGATCTTGAGTACGTGCATGGTGAGTGGTTTAATCCCGAAAAGCATCGGGAACATGACGTCTCTTGTTGATCTTGAATTGAGCGGGAATTTTTTAGTGGGTCCGGTTCCGAGAGAAATCGGTTCGCTTCCAAACTTGCAATTAATCGAGCTTTACTACAATCAACTAACCGGTGGGATACCGGAAGAGCTTGGAAACCTGACGGACCTCACTGACATCGACATGTCTGTCAATAAGTTAACCGGAAGGCTGCCGGAATCCATATGCCGCCTCCCGAGTCTCAGAGTATTGCAGTTTTACAACAACAGTCTCACCGGAGAAATCCCACGTGTGCTTGAGGAGTCAAAGAGTTTGGTGATGTTATCCCTTTATAGCAACTACTTGACAGGTGAAGTTCCAAGGCACCTAGGGAGATCATCGCCTCTGGTGCTGTTTGACTTGTCGGAAAACCAGTTGACAGGAGAATTGCCACCGGAGATATGCAATGGAGGTAAGTTGAATTACTTGCTAGCCCTTGACAACAGGTTTTCTGGTGTGTTGCCGGAAAGTTACAGCAAATGTGTCTCTGTAATACGCTTCCGACTTAGTTCTAACATGTTGGAGGGAAACATACCAGAAAAGATTCTGAGCCTCCCGTCAGTATCCATCATCGATCTGAGTGACAATTTTTTAAGCGGTTCAATAACTCCATCTCTCGGGAATGCTAAAAATCTGTCAGAATTGTTTTTACAGAATAATCGCATCACCGGAGTTATCCCTTGTGAAATTTCTCAAGTTTATAAGCTTGTAAAGATTGATGTTAGCAATAACCTCATCTCGGGTCCAATTCCTTCAGAAATCGGCCACCTCAAAAGGCTCAATCTCCTCCTGTTGCAAGGAAATAAACTTACTTCCCACATTCCTAATTCACTTTCCTCACTAACATCTTTAAATGTTCTTGATCTTTCAAGAAATTTGTTAACCGGCTCAATCCCGGAAAGCTTCTGTGATTTGCTTCCAAGCTCGATGAACTTTTCAAACAATCATCTTTCAGGGCCGATACCCGTCTCGTTCATCAAAGGAGGACAACTGGAGAGCTTTATAGGCAACCCAAATCTGTGTATTTCCGAGTACCCCAATTCATCATcagataaaaatcaaaatttctcaATTTGTGGCGAGGCTTACAGTAGAAAAAAAGTGGATTACATTTGGGTTATAGGGATTTCAATCGGGTTGGTTGTCATTGGGGGTGTTGTGTTTCTGCAACGTTGGTTTAGTAAGGAAAACGACGTTGTAAAACACGAGGAAACATGGTCATCTTCATATTGCTCGTACAATGTGAAAAGCTTTCATCGGGTGAGTTTTGATCAGGAAGAAATAGTGGAAGCCATGATTGATAAGAATGTGGTGGGGCATGGAGGATCGGGAACAGTTTATAAGATTGAGCTTAGCAACGGAGAGGTGGTTGCTGTTAAGAGACTTTGGAGTCAGAAAAGCAAAGCATCAGCAGCAGATGAAGGTACCGATGAGCAGCAGCAGATTATGAATAGAGAACTAAAAACAGAAGTGGAGACTCTAGGAAACATAAGGCATAAAAATATAGTAAAGTTGTATTGCTATTTCTCAAGCTTTGATTGTAACTTGTTGGTATATGAATACATGCCGAATGGGAACCTTTGGGATGCACTTCATACAGGGAAATGTCTTTTGGATTGGCCGACACGTCATCAGATTGCACTTGGGGTGGCACAAGGCCTTGCCTATCTCCACCATCATCTTATGCCGCCTATCATTCACCGAGACATCAAGTCAACAAACATCCTCCTTGACCAAAACTTCCAACCAAAAGTAGCTGACTTTGGCATCGCCAAAGTTCTCCGGGGGGCTCGAGGAAAAGACTCCACCACCACAGTCGTTGCAGGCTCCTATGGCTACTTAGCACCAG AGTATGCATATTCGTGTAAAGCCACAACAAAGTGTGATGTGTATAGTTTTGGGGTGGTGTTGATGGAACTCATAACTGGGAAGAAGCCCGTCGAGATGGAGTTTGGAGAAAACAAGAACATCATATATTGGATTTCAACCAAAGTCGAAACAAAACAAGGAGCAATCGAGGTTTTGGACAACACACTTTCTGCTTATTTCAATGATGACATAATTAAGGTTCTTCGTATAGCCTATCGATGTACATGCAACACAGCTGCCCTTCGTCCTACCATGAATGAGATTGTTCAGTTGCTCATTCAGGCTGACCCTTGTAAATTCCAGTCATGCAAGTCTCCCAACAAGACCAAAGAACCACTCATCAAGTGA